The Chitinophaga pinensis DSM 2588 region GGCGGGAAAATTGAGGTTGTAACAAAGTAAATAATGACATTAAATAAAAAACCATCTGAACATATGCTCAGATGGTTTTTTTTATGTGCTAAAACAACTTGCCTGTTTGTGTGATACGCCAGCTACCTTCGTCAATCTCTTCATCCAGTTCTTTATAATCCCAGCCACAATAACCTATGAAGATCTTGATATCCTGCTCGGTCAGCGTATGCTCATTAATATGCTTTACAGCGGCCTGAAAATCGCCTCCCAGGAAGATATTATCACCTACCTGCTCCCCTCCGCTGATCAGGTCAGGACGCTGGTGTATGAAGAAAAGATGTTCCTTATCCACCGGACCACCTTCCCATAAAGGGAAATCCCTTCCGTGACTGAATTCTTCCAGTTCATTCAGCTTGCGCGGAAACCGGTTGTTGACAATGAAACCCATTGCCCCGTTTTCGTTATACTCCGTAATATAGATCACCGTACTTTCGAAAACGGATTTCTCCAATAGAGAGGTGCTGTTAATAAAGATGCCTGCCTTCATAAACTGAAGGTAACATAAAGTTGTTGTTACTTTGTCGCAGTGGTCAATATTCTTTCACCCCAAAACAGTACAATTGAAATAGACAGACTGGACCATCTGATACTGCAGGTACCCTGATCGAAAGCCTGCCAGGACGTACCGGCGCCATAGGAAAGATCGTCTCCAATTTACTTCCGTGACCCGGACGGGAATCTCATTGAGGTAAGTAATTACATGTAGATAAAAATATTCATTTCTATTTAGCGTAGCTTAGCAGCCCGGAACCACCAAACCATTTTGTACACTAAAAACAGCTGCTAAAACTATGGGAGCTTCCCTGACGGCCGGCAAAAGCCGCCGTATTGAATCTATTGATCTATTGCGTGGCATCATCATGATTATCATGTCGCTGGATCACGTACGCGACTATTTTCATGCATTTTCCTATTTACATGATCCAACTGATCTGCCGCATACTACCGCACCTATTTTCCTGACCCGCTGGATCACACATTACTGTGCGCCGACCTTCATGCTGCTGGCGGGTATATCGGCCTGTCTGTATGGCGGGAAAAACGGGAAGAAAGCGCTTTCTTATTTTCTGCTGACAAGAGGCCTCTGGCTGGTGATCGTAGAACTATTCATCATTACCCTGGCCTGGACCTTCAATCCGCACTATCCAGCCTTTATAATGCAGGTCATCTGGGCATTCGGTATCAGTATGATCACCCTGTCCCTGCTGATCCATCTACCGCGTAAAATACTGCTACCCTTGGGTATCCTGCTGGTAGCTGCACATAATCTGCTTGACAACGTGCATGTTACGGGTAATACACTGGCCGCATTCGGCTGGTCCGTATTACATGAACCCAATTTCGGCGGATTACATTTCGGTCCTTTCAACCCGATCATTGGTTATCCGGTAATGCCCTGGTTGGGCATCATTACCCTGGGCTACTGCCTGGGTAGCCTGTATGCACCCGATGTAGCACCGGAAAAAAGACAGCAATCCCTGCGTAACCTGGGTATTGCGAGTATCGTACTGTTTATTGTACTCCGCTGGACGAACCTCTATGGCGACCATGCTCCCTGGGCCGTACAGGAAAACTGGATGCTGACGCTCTTCTCCTTTGTAAATGTAACCAAATATCCGCCGTCACTGCTGTTTGTACTGATGACGATGGGTCCCGCACTACTGTTCCTGGCCTATGCAGAACGTCCGCTGAATAAAGTGACCGCTGCATTGACCGTATTCGGCAGGGTACCAATGTTCTTCTACCTCTTACACATTCCACTCATACACGGAATGGCAGTTGTAGCTGCTGTACTCACCGGACATCCGGCGTCAGATATGGTAAACCTGACCACCTGGGTGACTTCCAACGAAAAGCTACAGGGTTATGGATTCTCACTGCCAGTAGTATATCTGGTATGGGTAGTGGTGATTGCTTTACTGTATCCGCTTTGTCTGCGCTTCAGCAAGTACAAACAGGCGAATCAGGCGACGAAGAAGTGGTTGAGCTATTTTTAAATTAGGAATTAAGAATTAAGAATTAAGAATTGAAATGCAACGGAGATCGCTGTGTTTATCTAACAAAAGAATAGGCGTCCATCATTAGCGGACGCCTATTCTTTTATGCTGAAGCCTGTTGAGGCAATTCTTAATTCTTAATTCTTAATTCCTAATTCTTAATAACAGGGAATTGCATATTGCTTTCTGTAGGCACTGGGGCTCATACCTTTTATCTTCTTGAAAGTCCGGTTCAGGTGACTTTCATCTGTAAAACTCAGTTCGTGGGCAATCTCCGTGATCCGCATATCACTATGCAGAAGTCTCGTTTCTATCAGCCTTACTTTATAATGTGTGATATAATCCTGTAAGGTATCCCCTGTCTGTTTCTTAAAATACCGGCCCAGGTAGTTCAGCGCAATGTTAAAATGGGCGCTCAGTTTCTCTGCACTCAGCATCTCCGGTTCAAAAATATGCTGCTGTATAAAATGCAGCATATCCAGCACCAGTTCCCCTGTATTCTCCTTGATATTTTTAGGTAGTTTAAGCGCAATA contains the following coding sequences:
- a CDS encoding YqgE/AlgH family protein — translated: MKAGIFINSTSLLEKSVFESTVIYITEYNENGAMGFIVNNRFPRKLNELEEFSHGRDFPLWEGGPVDKEHLFFIHQRPDLISGGEQVGDNIFLGGDFQAAVKHINEHTLTEQDIKIFIGYCGWDYKELDEEIDEGSWRITQTGKLF
- a CDS encoding DUF1624 domain-containing protein, encoding MGASLTAGKSRRIESIDLLRGIIMIIMSLDHVRDYFHAFSYLHDPTDLPHTTAPIFLTRWITHYCAPTFMLLAGISACLYGGKNGKKALSYFLLTRGLWLVIVELFIITLAWTFNPHYPAFIMQVIWAFGISMITLSLLIHLPRKILLPLGILLVAAHNLLDNVHVTGNTLAAFGWSVLHEPNFGGLHFGPFNPIIGYPVMPWLGIITLGYCLGSLYAPDVAPEKRQQSLRNLGIASIVLFIVLRWTNLYGDHAPWAVQENWMLTLFSFVNVTKYPPSLLFVLMTMGPALLFLAYAERPLNKVTAALTVFGRVPMFFYLLHIPLIHGMAVVAAVLTGHPASDMVNLTTWVTSNEKLQGYGFSLPVVYLVWVVVIALLYPLCLRFSKYKQANQATKKWLSYF